The DNA segment TCATCTTTCCATAAAAGACGATGAACTGAGGGGTGAAAGAGGATCCATAATTTATTTGCAAATGCAGTGAACAACAGAGCTTGGCTTCAGTTCAAAGGTCCTGGCTCCAAGGCCCAGTTTTTTCTTATCCCATGAGAACCACTTCGTCTTGCAGGCATGTGGCCAGTCAACACAATGCCAGGCCCTGCCTCCACCTCCCTAAATGCAGGGTCAGCCTAGGGAAAATGGTGCAGGGTTGGAAAGACTGGAGGGGCCCTGGGCCAGGTGGTTCAAAACCTGGAGAGAGATCCGTCTTCCAGGCTCTTCCAAACTGCCATCCATGCCTCCAGCCTGGCATGTGCCTCTGTCCCAGCAGGCTGCATTTTAAGGTCAGGGCTCTTCCTGTACCAGATCGCAGGTCACCTGTCCTGTACCACCATCCTTTGTTTAGGTGACAGATAAACTCAGATGGGCTAAGTCCAAAGACTTCACCTGAGACAATATCCATGTCATGTAGCTTTACCACCTGCACAGTTCTGTTTAAACGTCACTTTGCTCACTCTCCTCCCAACCACAAGGAGAAGCTGGAGCTTGCGTTGCCGAGCTGGAAGCACAGAAGGCAGTATCCATGCTGACCTCTGTGTATTTGGAGGCCACAAAGCCAGATGCCCTCGTGTGACCCATCCCCCGATTCCAGCTTCTTCCATTAAAACCTGCTCATTCTGTTCTTCCAGGAGGCCACAGAAATAATGTGCTAAACACCTGTCAAAGCTATATttattgcatgcatgcatgctaagtcacttcagtcatggttgactctttgtgatcctatggactgtagcccaacaggctcctctgtccatgtgattctccaggcaagaatactagagtgggttgctgtgccctcctccaggggaccttcccaacacaggaaccAGACCcaggtctcttaggtctcctgcattgacaggaggctctttaccactagtactacctgggaagccccccatatTTATTGAGAAAACCCCAAATGTCCCAACTGCCCTCATAAGCACTCTCGGGCCTCAAGTCCCCACTCTGGTAGTTTCCTgttgttgctgtaacaaattccCTCCAGCTAGGTGGCTTAAACGATACAGACATGCTGTCTTCCTGTCCTCATGCAAAAGTCTGGTGCAGGTCTCACTGAGCTAAAACCAAGGTGTCTGTGGGGGGTgtttcctttctggaggctctgggggaAGATTCCATTTTCATGCCTTCCCCAGCTTCTTCCTGGAGCTTGTCTATATTCCATGGCTTTTGGtcacttccatcttcaaagccggCAGTGGTTCCTCTCAGTCTTCCATAGTCACATACTCCTCTGTGAATGCACTTGGGAAAGACTCCTGTGATTACACCACCCCACCCAGATGACCCAGGACAGTCTTGCCATCTCAAGGTCAGCGGACTAGCAGCCTTAACTCTACCTGCCACTGTAATTTCTATCTGCCATGAAAGGCGACATACACAGAAGTTCCAGGAAATCCTTGAGAGGGGTGGTCATGAGTCTCCCTGCTGCCCCTTCCATGAGGACCCAGTCTAATAGGCTGTTACTAAATGAGGGTGTTCCCTGGGAGGGTGACCCAACAACATCTGCTAATCCACTGGTCCCCAGAGGGGTGCTGGCCATAGTTTGATTGTGGTCTTGAAAAGGATCCATGTGGTCTTGAAAGGATCCAGCAGGAAAGGGGGCTCCTTGCTGCTAGTGAGTTAGAAAGACAAATGAACAGCCTCTGGGCTTGGAGAGGTTTTGATTCCATGTAAGGGAAGTTGGGGTTCAGGGAGGATCCCAGGGCCCCCTGTTCAAGAGATGCCTGAAAAGGGTGCAGGTGAGGGTGTTCTCAAATTAGTTGTTCTAAGCAATAAAGCATCAGTTCCAGCCAATTGAGTCTGTATTAACAGACcccactccctgggttgggaaacccCGCCaacctcctcccctccttcctttggtggggaggggggaaagcCTGGGGAGAGGGAGGTGCTGGGAGACCACTGACTGGTGGCTGAGCTCCTGggagactcagggattgaagcccCCCCTTCTACCCTCTGAActtcaatcagaaaaaaaaaagtaaaatgcagggttttttctcagcatcaggctaGAGCATCACATGTTGTGAAGAAACCTCGTGTACAGGTCCCAGGGCATCAGGAACGAGGGTGCTAGGGGCCCTGCCATGTTGGGCCTGAACCCTTCCACCCTGCCCCAGGGTGGGGAACCGCTCTCCTATAAGTGGAGTCTGCCTTGCTGTGTCTGACCTATGTCACTAagcatttttgttattgttcagtcactaagtaatgtccaactctttgtgaccccatggactgcagcatgccaggcttccctgttcttcaccatctcccagaatttgttcaaactcatgtccattatgttgatgatgccattcagccatctcatcctctgttatccccttctcctactgctcctcaatctttcctagcatcagggtcttttccaatgagttggctctttccatcaggtggctaaagtattagagcttcaacttcagcatcagtcccttccaatgaatattcagggttgatttcctttaggattgactagtttgaactctcaagagtcttctccagcaccgcaattcaaaagcatcaattctttggggcccagccttctttatagtccagctgtcacatctgtacatgactactggaaaagccatagctttgactagatggacctttgttggcaaagtaatgtctctgctttttaatacactgtctagattggtcatagcttttcttccaaggagcaagcatcttttaatttcatggctacagtcaccatctgcagtgattttggagcccaagaaaagaaaatctgtcactgcttccacttttccccttctatttgccatgaagtgatgggaccagatgccatgatcttcgttttctgaatgttgagctttaagccaactttttcactctcctctttcactttcatcaagaggctctttagttcttcttcactttctgccataagggtggtgtcatctgcatatctgaggttattgatatttctcccggcaatcttgattccagcttgtgcttcatccagcccagcgtttctcatcatgtactctgcatagaagttaaataagcaggatgacaatacacagccttgtcatactactttcccaatttggaaccagtctgttgttccatatccagttctaactgttgcttcttgacctgaatacagatttctctgaaggcaggtaaggtggtctgatattcccatctctttaagaattttccatagtttgttgtgacccacacttTCAAagggcttcagcatagtcaatgaagtagaagtagatgtttttctggaattcccttgctttttctatgatctagtggttgttggcaatttgatctctggttcctctgccttttctaaacccagcttgtacatctggaagttctccgttcatgtactgttgaggcctagcttgaaggattttgagcattaccttgctagcatggcccagttgtacggtagtttgaacattctttggcattgcccttctttgggactggaataaaaactgaccttttccactaaGCATAAGGTCCTCAAAGTTCAGCCACAATTGCACTGTTGCGGAATATCCTTCTTTTCAAACACTAACATTGCATCTTATGTTgatgaaacaaaaattattttgaaagaagaacgagaaaaaatttaaacataaaattctcACTCTTCCGGACTGGGGCCTCACCCTCTTTAGCGTGCATGGTGTATCTGCATTATTCATTAACCACATCCTTTAGAAGCCTGCTTGCCAAGAAAAAGCAGTTTCCTCCTGGCACCATCAGGGTCAGTCTTCAGGAGATAACATCAGTCCTGTAAGGAGTCACGATGACCTGCGCTCACCTGGTTGGACTATGTCAACTGTCCATATGTTACCATGACATGTGATCCTTTGTCTCAAAAATGTGTGCAACTGTGTTTCCCTCTAACAGGGGGAACACTCCTCAAAGCTCTCTGAAAGACTGTCTCCTGGGTTATAATCCTCATGTTGGTTTGAATAAaaatctccatttctttcttagattagCCAGTGATTCATTTTTCATCAACAATGTACAGTCCACATTGtctttatccaatcatctgtcagtggacatgaggttgtttccacatcttggctgttgtaaacagtgctacaatcaTCATGGGAGTGTTAATGTCATTTCAAGATcttaatttcaattcttttggataaatacccagaagtaaaattgctggatcatgtggtagttctatttttaatttctccaaagaagacatacaaatagccAACAGGTACGAGGCGActatagctcagatgataaagaatctgcttgcaatgcgggatactcaggtttgatccctggatcgggaagatcctctggagaagggaatagcaacccactccagtattcttgcctggagaattccatggacagaccatggggttgcaaagagtcagaccgactgagcatctttctttcattcattcatggggTAAGGGGAGGAAGCTAACATTGCAATCATcagcaaaatgcaaattaaaaccacgagacctcatacctgttagaatctttactatcaaaaagacaaagacaGCAAGTGTTGTCAAAGATGTGGAGACACTGGAGCCCTCAGGCATCTTCTGTGAGATGCACAATGATGCAGCTGCCGGGGGACGCACCCTGGAGCCTCCTGTTTTCTACTGTGGATTCTGGTGGTAGCTGGTGAGTAGAACTGTGCTAATACTGAGTGAGAGCCTTTTGGAAGCAGTCCCTCTTCTGAAAGCACCCGCACATCCAAAGTCGGCTTTAGGCTGCCTGGGCATCCTCTATTCATCTCCATGTTTTGAGCACCTTCTCTTGTGCCCTGAGATGTGCACACAAGTGAATCTTTTAGCAGCAAGTGTTCCCTGTTACTAAAAGGAAGGGGGTACTCCACAAGCAGGGGTGTCTGGTGAAATATACGGATTTAGAAGAAAGGAACCTCTGcagagctggggggtggggcacTCTGGACTGGTTTCCTAAACCTGTTCTTCTCCTAAGATAGGGATCCCCTTGTACAGGGGCTCTGCCCCTGGATGTCATCCCCCTCCCCACATCCCTTGGACCTGTAATCCCTTGGTTCCCTTCATCCCATTTGGAGCTGGACTGTCTGTCTCCACTGGGTCCTGCTGCTGCTTGGAGGTGGGGTACATGACTTGGAAAAAGAGGGAACATGGAATCCCCCATGGCTGGGATCTCATCTTTTAAGGGGGGGTCTCACTTTTCACACTAGAAAGATCAGCCTCTTCCTGGAACACGCACTGCATGTTCCATCCTTTACCTGGCCTTCTGCTTCCAGGGAGGTTGGCGCATACCAGGCCTCAGGCCTGAGAGCAGGAGGCCTGGGACAGGGCTGACCTCCACTGTTACTGGAATCGTCCCTCCGCCTACCGAGCCCAGGGTCATTAACAGGGGCAGCAGTGCCCGCGTGTTACACCCTGATGTCTTCATGGTGATCTCTGTAAAGAAGTCAGGCAGGTCCTTTATTCCCAGAAACCAAGGCCCACAGAGGGATTGGGCACATTTAGGGTGGAGCCTGTGCCCAGCCTGCAGCCCCACAGCCTCAGAGCACATCCCCCTGCAGAGGCCGCCACAATGGATCACTCTGCACAGGACCCCCAGGAccccccagcaggatccagggttCACAGGAAACACCTTCCTTCTCACTTCCTCAGGGCCACCCTGTGGTCGGGTCTCTGGCCTGGACAGCCAGGCCCTGCAGCATCCTGTCTTTTGTTCCTGCTCCACCATGGTCACTGCGGTGGGGAGACGCTTCCTGAGATGCTGCAGGCTGCCCAGCTGAGGCTGCAGGGACACACAGGGGACATTCCGGGAACTCTGGGCAACCCCCTGGCAACTTCCACAGGGTGTTGGGGTCCCCTGCTGAGCCCAACTCCGCAGGGTCAGGATGCTTCGCTGTCCTTGGCCTCTTGGGGCTGTGGCCAAGATGAAAGCAGGAGTCTCATTTTCACATCCTGAGAAGTCCCAGTCAGAAGTCAAGCCTTGCCTTGGTCCCTGGGGGAATCCCAGAGGCGGGGAGGGTTCTGGAAGCTGAGACCACCTGCGGGACCACGGCAGCTTGTTTGCTAGGGCCCCACAGCGAGGCTTCCCTCTCCTGCCCCACCTTCAGTCTCAGCCCCTCCCTTTCCCCACAGCCGGGAACCACTTGCCGCCCTCCGGGGCCTGGTAGCACTCCACCAACGACTCTGCTGATTCTGCTCCAACACCCTCAGCTTCCCCAGAGGGCACCTTCCCTGACCTGCTGGGCTGGCCTCCTCTCTGGGCCCCCGTCCCCTTCGCCACAGCCTGTTCCGCCCAAGACCCCTGCTCTTCCCGAAAGGCCCAGGCGCAgctccccccctccccgccccccaccccgtgaCCTCAGCACAGTCTGCAGAGGGTGGGGCTGGAAGGGCCCCTGGAGCTGCTGCGCCGACCCTCCCCTGGGACCTGCTCCAAACAGAACCCCCTCAGCCTAGCCTCAGCACCCATCGAACCCGAACTGTCCTGTTGTCTGTAGAGCTAAGTATCTGTACAAACACTGTACAAGCACTTTTTGGTTTACTGGGTCCAACCCTCTCCCCCTACTTCAGGACGGCAGGAGTCTTTATCTTGTCACCTGCCCCCACAGGGCCTGGGCCTGGTAAACCCTTGGCACACGTTTGCAGGGGCTACAAGTGTGGAATTCTGTCCCGAGTTCCTTTTCCATCCCTGCCCCCAGGAAGTCATCTTTGGGTGTGACTTGCCTATTGCTCTCTCTCCTAGCCTGTATCAGTAGAGACCTTGTGTGTCTCTCTTGCTGCGGCATCCACTGGGCCTGGAACCCTGTGCGACCCTAACTCTGCTCCGCGGGGGAACCAGTGCGCTGTGCTCTGAGACGGCGGAAGCGCACGCGgcgtcctctgctgccctctgctggtcGGACATGGAGAGGCTCAAGAGAGGTGGGCAGATTGTGGGAGGGCCGCGTCGTTATTTTTCATTCTGACACTCTTGGAAACAGACAAAGCCGCCTACCCTTCCCAGCGATTACACAGTCTACAGCAGGACAACCATCTTTCTgggtttttaaatatttcattctgttATCCTCATGAATACACTTATCTGGCTGGCAGGAGTCTCCATTTGTGGGGTTGTTGACTCGTGGTCTGTAGACATTCTGACCCCGTGGATGGTGACTGGATAAAACCCACTGCTACCATCTGGCTTGAGAGAGAGCAGAGCACCCAACCTTTTTCCAGTTCCTGGGATGAGGAGGGAAGGGGCCCGGGTTGGTGGGTCAGCTGCTGCCCCCAGACAGGATCTGTGCGGAGGAGACCTGTGTCCAGCTGCCCGGCTTCCTCAGAAGCAGCTACTTCCTCCAGATCGACTGTCTCTCCTTGGAGCACAAACTTGAATATGGATGCATTTCACCTGCCCTGTAGTGTCAGGGTGGTTAAACAGAGGCAGAACTGTTGGACTTTTACGTGTTGACCCCAAGACTCTCCCAGTGGCAAATCCCAGAGCCTTTGGCCCAAAATAGGCCCATGTGACCCAGGTTTGTTTTAAGCAGCAAGCCGGTTCATTTTGTGAAGTAGTATCCACACCTGACCTCTCTCTGATCCCCCGTTAACATTCCTTCAAAAACATTCTGCCCTATGTGTGAGTGAGAAAATATGGTTactgttccttttttcttttttttttacatactaTTATTACTCTGGTCACACGagatctctgtgtgtctctcccaCAGCTTGACAGTCCCTGATGGGAAAGGCTGTCCTTGCTTACATCCCGTGTCTAATGGTTCAGAAGAGttcataaaagtttatttaatgAATGACTTTAGTCCACTTTCCCTCTGCTGTCCTATCTCTCAAATCAGAGAGTGGCTGTTTGACTTACCAAGTATTCCTGTGAACCTCAAAGAAAGCCACACCACCAGGGGACACTATGAAAGTTCAGGAAATATGGCATGGAAGGTGGGGCCCCTAGGATTAGTCAATTAAATTCTGATATCCATTCTCAACTATAAAGGGGTTTTTGTTTCGTCTGTGTTGAAGCCAAATCTCTTTCTGGGGTGTCTCTACCCTCACAATGTCTTCGATACAAATGTTCACATCTCCCACCCCTTCTACTATTGAATCGCAATGATTCCCACGGTGTGGTGATGATAGTCACAAGAGGGAGGGACAAGACCGGCCCCTCTGAATCCGGAGAGGACAGTCAGGGAGCGAGTCCAGGGCTCACCAAAGGAATGTGGAGAGGGATGTGGGGAGATaaaaggaggggaagaaaaaggagaggagaTGCATACAGAGGGAGGAGTAAGAGGCAGTGATGTAGAAAGGAAAATCGGAAGGAAGATATACAGTTGATGGGGGAGGAAAGTCACTGATAATAAAAAATGATCATGAGAGGCCAACAAAACAATTTAGCAAAGGTAATTCCAACACTTAATGAAAGATGTGGCAAGCAAAGATATCATGGAAActttaaaattgtgtttaaaaGTTAGTTTTCACTTATGAAAGAACTTAAAACACTGCCAAGATGTGCTGTAAAaagttttcattcttattttaggTTATTGAGGTTAAACACATGCTCCTCAAAATCTTTTATCCTCCTCTAATGAAGTatactccgggagtttgtgatggacagggaggcctggcgtgctgcgattcatggggtcgcaaagtcggacacgactgagcgactgaactgaactgaactgaagtataaaaAGAACCCTGGAAAGTGGCATCCAACACCTCATAATATAAAGATTTTCTATGTTAATGAAAACAATTCCCACTCCTTGGCCTCCCAGATTACCACTCAAGCCAAAGTTTGCTCTGCTGATGCCCCACATATGCCTGCTCTGCTTGTGGGCATTTCCTCCCATCTCTCACTTTGCTCCCAGGGACCTGCCTTCTGGCAGTAAATGCTCATCCCAGTTGTATGCCTGATTCCAGAACCTTCTGAGGAAGGGGAGGACAGGGCAGTGCTGATGGCAGCAGTAGACCCTGCAGGCTGCACAGTCCAACCTCTGATAGTGGGGGCTCCTGTGCCCCCCGACAGGCAAAAGATGGGAGGTGAGAGAAAGGAGGACCCCAGGAGCCTCTGACTCCCCCAGGAACAGCAGCGGTTGAGAAGGCTCAGGTGGTAGAATGTGCTTGTGGCCCCCCGGGTCCCCTTACCTGCcatccctcttcactttcaggagaatccctggggcagttcccaggctctgccTAACCTCTGCTATTATTTACTTCTGGCaacagatcccacatgcagtcCCTGGTTTCCTTTGTTCTACCATCCCCTCCTGCACCAGCCGTCCCCCGAAAAGAAAGCACCAGAGAGAAGCAAATGCAATGCATCTTACTATATTTCAAAGCTGCTGAGTGTAGTCACTttgttgaagaaataaaaaaacacatgATTAGATATCTGAATTGAATAATAATTTGGGGGGGTCATACTTAATATTTTAGAACTCAGAATTAGCTCATTTCATTTGTAAAAAAAGGTGTTTCAAGCATGCTTTGTGCAAAATcaaaatcttgatttttaaaataatcaaaagggTCTGCTTTACTGTCACAAAAGGGATGGAGAAGAAGTTGTGTGATGTCAACCAAGGGCTATGGATGTGGTTTCCAGGAAGATTAAAGATTTTCTCCTAGATTCTTAACTGAACAAACCCAAGATAATGTTAATGGtggcaacaacaaaaacaaaatgtcaaACGGTGATCTTTCCAGATTCTTTGACACAGATGTCCCTGCCACAAACTCCGTGGAAGTGGGCACCATCACAAGGAAGAggaaggggctggggggagggtaaGCCCTCCTCTGGACACAGCATCTTCATTCTGGTTACAGCACCTGCCAGGGGCCAGGCCCTGGGACCAGGGCCTTGATCCCTGGCCATTTTCTGCTCTTCCTTAGTCAAGATCAGAGCTGCAGCAAGAGTGTCCTGCCCAACGCCGCCCCCCTGCCCACCAAGACGGTTAGCAGTAGGCAGTGTCCCCTGCTTTTGAAGGTGTCCTGTGCCTACTCTGGGCAGCTCTCTCTGGTGCTGGAAATCCCCTCCCCTGAGGAGAGGCGCCTGAGGGTGACCTGCACCgtgcccagcagtggggaggAGGACCAGAGACCACTGCCACGCCCCTGCCCTGGGCCAGCACGGTGCCACACTCACTGCCCCGTCTCCCCAGCTTCCTCTTCTATCATTCGCTTTCGATGTGGATCCACTGTCCTTGCCTCCTAGACCCCTGACTGGTGGATGCTTCCTGCTGTAGGGAAGGGCCAGGACTGGACACGTGGCTTCACTGGTACTGGAGCTGGCAGAGCATCCACCCCACTTTGGACACTGTACTTCTATTGATAAGCAGTGATAAGTATCAAGAAGGATGACATCATACTGGGCCATTACGTTGAAATGGATGAAAGTTACCCCCAAATACCTCAATCAAAAATCCCACAACTCCAGTTCTAAAATTTACACCTAAAAATGTATACAACTGCTTTGAgtccatctttttatttttttattttttattttttttaagcagaattaAAGTTTATTTGGAAGACAGGGTGAGTCCATCACTGGTGACGGGAGCTCTGAGGCTGCACTTTCTCCTCAGGAAGCTGGGCTGGAATGGGGTGGGCTGTGTTTGGCAAGGGCTGTGGTGGTTTGGGATCTGCCTGGTTCCCCAGCTGGGCCTCGGGCCGGTCTCCCCAGAGCACACGCCTCGGGTCGTTGAGGAACCGTTGGCTGCGCTGGCATGTCAGGCAGGTCTGTACAGTCCAGCGCTGACCCTTGCAGCGTCTCTGGCGCTGGGTGCAGGTCAGACCCGGGATGAGGAGGGAAGAGCAGCCACGGCAGAGAGTTCGCTTCACCGAGGGGTCCCGCCGTAATGCAAGCCGCTTCGCTATGGTCCTCTCCGTGTGGCAGTAAAATCTCGCTAGCGCCTGGTTCTCTGGATCCTGAGCGAGGACGCAGTGGGCGGCCTGGGGGAGTGAGCCGTCACTGGGGGCTCTCCGCATTGGGCTCCCCGCCGTGCGTGCGCGTGGACTCACTCACCTGGTACAAGAAGTTGAGCCTCTGGAAGGCCTCGCGGTCCTTCACCGGCCCCTGGGTCCATCTTTTTAAACCTACTAAAATCACAGAAGCACCATTCCCTCCTCTGTGTACTACTTACAGGAAGTTCCCAACTGTGAAGCtagatgcattttttttaaaaacagctaagTCTAGGGGGAGAGCTaattaaaaagctaaaatatCATCTGtccaattaattattttttccacCACTCACTGTTGCCTGAACTGCAGCCCTTTCTTAGTGGAGGAAGGTGGGGAAAGAGGTGGGCTCACTTCCCAGGGGAAACAGAACCAGCTACAAGCTTCTGAGGGAGTGAAAGGAAGTGTCACAACTTAATGTGAGTATGGATGAGACGAGAAACTTTCCCTGTGCCTCTTGAGTAGCTGAGACCACTTCTTGCTCTGTTGCTCTACGTGCTGTCATGCTCTCCAAAGACAGTTACATATAAACAAGCTGGTCCTGGTCAGAGGCAGTCCCGTCCCGGCCTCCTGAGGCTCAGATCCCGTCTTTCTGGGGGTGTGCAGGCAGGCACGTCTGCTGCCTGCCCAGGTGAAGCGCCCCACGATTTGGAGGGGGTGTACTGTGCCCCAACAGCAGTACCGACAGCACCCCCACCACACGGGGCTTGCCCCTTATGGAGACCTCCTTTGGGTGGAGCCCACATGTGCACCCAGCGCCCTAGAGGCACAGACCATGCTGTTTGCTAGCTGGGTGCCTGGATCTTGGCACCATCCCTGCCGGAAGACTGAGCCGCCAACAGTGGGGGCGGTGGTGGGAGTGACTGAGGTCCACCCCCTGGAGCCACCACGGGCGTGAAGCATCACTTTCCCCACTCAAGGAGGAGGGGCAGTGACGGTCCTGGCTCTCAGGCAGAGCCGAGAGCCAGGCCTGGGTGTAATAAATACTCATTACTGTGGGTCACAGTTTGGCTTTGATATAGCCTTGTCTGAggaatgtgtaaaagaatgaaccaCAGATTAAAGACAGAGATCGAGCAGGGAGGTGCTCTACCCTTGCGGTCCTCCAGCTGGGAGATGCTGTGTCTCAGGTGTGCTCCACTGTCACCCTTCACCCTCTGCCGCAGGCCATCCCACCTGACGGACACCCAAGCCCTCACACCTGCACATGAGCCCAGCACCCACTCCCATGTCCTCCTTCCCCTCATAGTCCCCACAGAATTCAGGGGCCTCTCCTCCACCTCGGCCTTCATCTCCAAATATGGACACAAAAGGGCACACTTCCAAGTAACGTAGGAAAAGAGCCTACATCTGCAGCACAGGAGCTGATGAAGAAGAGACACAGCCAAGTGTCTCCTCTCCCTTAAGGAGACCCAGTCATGGCTGTGCGCAGGTGCAGGGATGCTCTTCACCCCCACGGGCAGCGtctccagcagtggccacaggcggGAGGGCCTGGACGGTGGAGAAAAGGGGTGTGCCCTGGGCAGGGGGAAGACCCAGGCCCAACACACGTGGCACATCTTCACTCGCTGCTCACAGCCTCGAGCAACGCTCCAAGTGCCCCCCTGGTACTGATACCCTCTTGTACTTCTTAATGGGAAAGAAGGACATACTCAGAAAGGagctttaaaaatccttttaaaaatgaggCACACAGAGAAGTCACATGGAATAAAGGCTTAGGTAATGGAGTCTCAGCACTCTTCCTAATAAAGACAGAAGGTGTTTAGGCTGACAGTCAAGGGTACAGAACCACAGGACCATTCCGCAGAGCTCTCTTCCAGAGCAGGCTGTGGAGCCCCTTAGGCAGAGCTGAGGCACTTCCTGGGAACTGTGTTCGGTTTCCTGGGTTCCCTTTCCTTTGGAGCCCTTGGCTTTCTACACCCAAGACTGCTGATGAGACTTTGCCCATTGTGGGGACAGAACGAGACAGACACAAGCTGGAAAGTGGGTAGCCAGCACCTGGGCAGAGGGATCATGATGctctggagacctggcttccgCCCCTAGCCCCTGGTCCACAGGACGGCCGGCAGGCACCTGGGGAGAGGTTCCAGGGGCACCCTTTCCCCTTCACCTCCCCTTGTGCT comes from the Bubalus kerabau isolate K-KA32 ecotype Philippines breed swamp buffalo chromosome 1, PCC_UOA_SB_1v2, whole genome shotgun sequence genome and includes:
- the LOC129654596 gene encoding ribonuclease P protein subunit p21-like, yielding MGNHAQTDRASSVGPESSLCPSSPPRRPTRWDGLRQRVKGDSGAHLRHSISQLEDRKGLKRWTQGPVKDREAFQRLNFLYQAAHCVLAQDPENQALARFYCHTERTIAKRLALRRDPSVKRTLCRGCSSLLIPGLTCTQRQRRCKGQRWTVQTCLTCQRSQRFLNDPRRVLWGDRPEAQLGNQADPKPPQPLPNTAHPIPAQLPEEKVQPQSSRHQ